The proteins below come from a single Cylindrospermopsis raciborskii Cr2010 genomic window:
- the trpE gene encoding anthranilate synthase component I, with amino-acid sequence MIFPDFQQFIELAQQGNFVPVYQEWVADLDTPVSAWYKVCAGQPYSFLLESVEGGEKVGRYSLLGCDPLWILEARGNQTTQIYRDGRRQVFQGDPFRVLADCLAPYHPVKLPELPSGIGGLFGFWGYELINWIEPTVPIHSQDDRYIPDGLWMQVDHLLIFDQVKRKIWAIAYADVREGVEESYQKACNCIKQMVEKLSLPLTKENTQLTWKSPQNRPKVDIKEYSSNFTREQFCASVEKAKEHIRAGDIFQVVISQRLGTEYRGNPFELYRSLRQINPSPYMAFFNFDDWQIIGSSPEVMVKADRDDEEGGIIATVRPLAGTRPRGKTTKEDGELAADLLADPKEVAEHIMLVDLGRNDLGRVCQNGTVKVDELMIVERYSHVMHIVSNVVGKLAEDKTAWDLLKACFPAGTVSGAPKIRAMQIINQLEPTRRGVYSGVYGYYDFEGQLNTAISIRTMVLKDGTVSVQAGAGLVADSQPEKEYEETLNKARGLLEAIRCLKEIT; translated from the coding sequence ATGATTTTCCCCGATTTTCAGCAATTTATAGAATTAGCTCAACAGGGTAATTTTGTCCCGGTTTATCAGGAATGGGTTGCTGATCTGGATACCCCTGTTTCCGCTTGGTACAAGGTTTGTGCAGGTCAACCCTATAGCTTTTTGCTGGAGTCGGTGGAAGGTGGGGAAAAGGTGGGACGTTATAGTTTATTGGGTTGTGACCCTCTTTGGATTTTGGAAGCAAGGGGAAACCAAACTACTCAAATCTATCGAGATGGAAGACGACAGGTTTTTCAGGGCGACCCCTTTAGGGTTTTGGCTGACTGTTTGGCACCCTATCATCCAGTGAAATTACCGGAGTTGCCTTCGGGAATTGGCGGTTTATTCGGGTTTTGGGGTTATGAACTTATTAATTGGATTGAACCAACAGTACCTATACATAGTCAGGATGATCGCTATATTCCTGATGGACTGTGGATGCAAGTAGACCATTTGTTAATATTTGACCAGGTAAAACGCAAAATTTGGGCGATCGCCTACGCTGATGTCAGGGAAGGTGTGGAAGAGAGTTACCAAAAAGCATGCAATTGTATTAAACAAATGGTAGAGAAATTATCTTTACCCTTAACGAAGGAAAACACCCAATTAACCTGGAAATCACCACAGAATAGACCCAAGGTGGATATTAAAGAGTACAGCAGCAATTTTACCCGGGAGCAATTTTGTGCCAGTGTGGAAAAAGCAAAGGAGCATATTAGAGCTGGGGATATCTTCCAAGTAGTAATTTCCCAAAGATTAGGGACAGAATATCGGGGGAATCCCTTTGAGTTATATCGTTCCCTACGTCAAATTAACCCTTCACCTTACATGGCATTTTTTAACTTTGACGATTGGCAGATCATTGGTTCTAGTCCAGAGGTGATGGTCAAAGCAGACAGAGATGATGAGGAAGGGGGGATAATCGCCACGGTGAGACCACTTGCTGGAACAAGACCCAGGGGTAAAACCACCAAGGAGGATGGGGAATTAGCAGCGGATTTATTAGCAGATCCCAAGGAAGTTGCTGAACACATTATGTTGGTGGATCTGGGACGTAATGATTTAGGAAGGGTTTGCCAAAATGGCACGGTTAAGGTGGATGAACTAATGATTGTTGAACGTTATTCCCATGTGATGCACATAGTTAGTAATGTGGTAGGTAAATTGGCGGAAGATAAAACCGCTTGGGATTTATTAAAAGCCTGTTTCCCCGCAGGGACAGTTAGTGGAGCACCAAAAATTCGGGCTATGCAAATCATTAACCAGTTAGAACCAACTCGCAGGGGAGTCTATTCAGGAGTATATGGCTATTATGACTTTGAAGGACAATTAAATACTGCTATATCTATTAGAACTATGGTACTAAAGGATGGGACTGTTAGCGTTCAAGCGGGTGCAGGACTAGTTGCGGACTCCCAACCAGAGAAAGAATATGAGGAAACTTTAAATAAGGCTAGGGGTTTATTAGAAGCAATTAGATGCTTGAAAGAGATTACCTAG
- a CDS encoding NAD-dependent epimerase/dehydratase family protein, whose product MKVLVIGGDGYCGWATALYLSNRGHEVGILDSLVRRHWDNTLGVETLTPIAPIQQRLQRWQDLTGKSIDLFIGDITDYGFLHKALHEFEPEAIVHFGEQRSAPFSMIDREHAVLTQVNNVVGTLNLLYIMREDFPDCHLVKLGTMGEYGTPNIDIEEGYITIEHNGRKDTLPYPKQPGSMYHLSKVHDSHNIHFACRIWGLRATDLNQGIVYGVITEETGLDELLINRLDYDGVFGTALNRFCIQAAVGHPLTVYGKGGQTRGFLDIRDTVRCIELAIVNPAQPGEFRVFNQFTELFSVGDLALMVKKASYAMGLNVEIDHIDNPRIEKEEHYFNAKNTKLLDLGLQPHYLSDSLLDSLLNFAVKYKGRVDNKQILPKVSWHRK is encoded by the coding sequence ATGAAAGTCCTGGTTATTGGTGGCGATGGATATTGCGGTTGGGCAACAGCTCTGTACCTTTCTAATAGAGGTCATGAAGTTGGAATTTTAGACAGTTTGGTGCGTCGGCACTGGGATAATACGCTTGGTGTTGAGACTCTAACCCCAATTGCACCAATTCAACAGCGTCTCCAGCGGTGGCAAGATTTGACGGGTAAATCCATCGACTTGTTTATTGGCGATATTACCGACTATGGTTTTTTGCACAAGGCGTTGCATGAATTTGAGCCAGAAGCAATAGTACATTTTGGTGAACAGCGTTCAGCACCATTTTCCATGATTGACCGTGAACATGCTGTGCTCACCCAGGTCAACAACGTAGTTGGCACATTGAATCTGCTCTATATCATGAGAGAAGACTTTCCCGATTGCCATCTAGTGAAATTAGGAACCATGGGTGAATATGGAACACCCAATATTGATATTGAGGAAGGCTATATTACCATTGAACATAATGGGCGTAAAGACACCTTACCCTATCCCAAGCAACCCGGTTCCATGTATCATTTAAGTAAGGTTCATGACAGTCACAACATTCACTTTGCTTGCCGAATTTGGGGTTTGCGTGCAACGGACCTAAATCAGGGCATTGTCTACGGTGTGATTACCGAGGAAACCGGATTAGATGAGCTGTTAATTAACCGCCTTGATTATGATGGGGTATTTGGCACAGCACTGAATCGCTTTTGTATTCAAGCTGCTGTGGGTCATCCCCTGACGGTTTATGGTAAAGGTGGACAAACTCGGGGCTTTTTAGACATTCGCGACACAGTGCGATGTATTGAATTGGCCATTGTCAATCCCGCCCAACCTGGGGAATTTCGTGTGTTTAACCAATTCACAGAATTGTTTAGCGTTGGTGATTTGGCCTTAATGGTGAAAAAAGCCAGTTATGCCATGGGACTAAACGTAGAAATTGATCACATTGACAATCCCAGAATTGAGAAGGAAGAACATTACTTCAATGCCAAAAACACCAAATTATTAGACTTGGGCTTACAACCCCACTATCTATCAGATTCCCTACTGGATTCTTTGTTAAACTTTGCTGTTAAATATAAAGGGCGAGTTGATAACAAACAAATTTTGCCCAAGGTCTCTTGGCACAGGAAATAA
- a CDS encoding CHAT domain-containing protein, producing the protein MSCLSVSIARLVNSGPNNFAVWVVKAPYPSGYVLRDCVFPPQLAEIWIEWQQMFGGFVDTHHLGKGLVGSGMGQTTGSYSNRLMQSLGISLWRWLFDGEILSSLERSRGLAMGSNKRLRLQLEVREPDLIGLPWEIMQPEAGHSAVSLNQEVLFSRTINQVEPIANLSADSSLNVLLVLGYNGNLELEKEATILEKILLESSSLGGYYISNCLVKKLLQPTPKQLIQELETKAYNVIFYAGHGLPNPDGGLLYLTEEQSLNGIELGQVLARSKVKLAVFNACWGAQPAVRDKAIPTSSLAEVLICHGVPAVLAMRDQIADEESRSFIQGFTQALRMGEAIDAAVAVARQKLLAIYKFNQPAWTLPVLYLHPDFSGQLIKSVDEGITELPDLSTGINVPQSSAVLRSLSPQGQSCSMRSDVTRIGRTKDNDLVIPQGYVSKHHAEILCRTVLDGSQPVVTYYLQDCSTYGTTWYLNDYGWQRVLREEVVLTSGMKLKFGSAKGETWEFLIFDD; encoded by the coding sequence ATGTCTTGCCTGAGTGTATCTATCGCCCGTTTAGTTAATAGTGGACCGAATAACTTTGCCGTTTGGGTAGTGAAAGCTCCCTATCCCAGCGGTTACGTTTTGCGTGACTGTGTTTTTCCACCTCAACTTGCTGAAATTTGGATAGAATGGCAGCAAATGTTTGGTGGTTTTGTAGACACCCATCACCTGGGGAAGGGATTGGTTGGGTCTGGGATGGGACAAACCACTGGTTCCTATAGTAATCGGTTAATGCAATCTTTAGGGATCAGTTTATGGCGTTGGCTATTTGATGGAGAAATTCTGAGCAGTCTAGAGCGCAGTCGTGGTCTAGCTATGGGGAGCAATAAGAGATTGCGGTTGCAATTGGAAGTTCGTGAACCTGATTTGATTGGTTTACCATGGGAAATTATGCAACCGGAAGCGGGTCATTCAGCAGTTTCCCTCAACCAAGAGGTTTTGTTTAGTCGGACTATCAATCAGGTTGAACCAATAGCAAATTTATCAGCAGATTCCTCTTTAAACGTGTTGTTGGTTTTGGGGTACAATGGCAATTTGGAATTGGAAAAAGAGGCTACCATTCTGGAGAAAATCCTCCTAGAATCCAGTTCTCTTGGTGGGTATTACATATCAAACTGTTTGGTCAAAAAGCTATTACAACCCACACCAAAGCAGTTGATACAAGAACTGGAAACTAAGGCATATAATGTGATTTTTTATGCAGGACATGGTTTGCCCAATCCTGATGGCGGGTTGTTGTATTTGACAGAGGAACAGTCCCTTAATGGCATAGAACTGGGTCAAGTGTTAGCTCGTAGTAAAGTTAAACTAGCAGTATTCAATGCCTGTTGGGGTGCCCAACCGGCAGTTCGTGATAAAGCAATACCTACTAGTAGTTTGGCAGAAGTTTTAATTTGTCATGGTGTGCCCGCAGTTTTAGCCATGCGTGACCAAATTGCTGATGAGGAAAGTCGTAGTTTTATTCAGGGTTTTACTCAGGCATTGCGCATGGGTGAAGCGATTGATGCAGCTGTAGCAGTGGCTAGACAAAAGTTATTAGCTATTTACAAGTTTAATCAGCCAGCATGGACTTTACCGGTTCTCTATCTACACCCAGATTTTTCAGGTCAGTTGATTAAAAGTGTTGATGAGGGAATTACAGAATTGCCAGATCTAAGTACTGGAATAAATGTTCCCCAGTCTAGTGCTGTTTTGCGCTCACTTTCCCCCCAGGGTCAAAGTTGCTCTATGCGTTCTGATGTGACTCGCATTGGTCGCACTAAGGATAATGATCTTGTGATTCCTCAAGGTTATGTTTCTAAGCACCATGCAGAAATACTTTGTAGAACCGTACTGGATGGTTCTCAACCAGTTGTTACTTACTATTTACAAGATTGCTCTACCTACGGAACAACTTGGTATTTAAATGATTATGGTTGGCAACGGGTTTTACGGGAGGAGGTGGTGTTAACATCGGGAATGAAGTTAAAGTTTGGCAGTGCGAAGGGGGAAACATGGGAGTTTCTGATTTTTGATGATTAG
- a CDS encoding BamA/TamA family outer membrane protein, producing MSKKHLSPVLLVTVAIAASLESSLSASGQTPSQSQQLLDGVNTKASQLLSSNLYSVKGETFIGQTAPVDPNSNGNAVDNNQPDGQPTNPNNTEQPTETAEPRVLISEVVVKSAVGQLPSEIETQVYQVIRTKAGQPTTRSQLQEDINGIFAIGFFTNVQAVPEDTPSGVRITFVVSLNPVLSKVELDANPGAGVASVIPADTVDKIFSQQYGKVINLRDLRAGIAQLTKEYQDKGYVLANLIAAPKVSETGVITLQVAEGIVENVQVAFRNKEGQDVDEKGRPIRGRTKDYIIKREMQLKPGQVFNRNIVQKDLQRVFGLGLFDDINVSLNPGTDPSKVVVVVNVTERNSGSIAVGGGISSASGLFGTISYQEQNLSGRNQKLGSELQIGQRELLFDLRFSDPWIDGDPYRTSYTTNVFRRRSISLVFEGKDSNIKTFNLDNTTDVNSQATPRIARLGGGVSFGRPLSTNLYENPEWFASLGLQYQRISSRDGNGNIRPQGAIFDDSGNRLSPTIPLTQSPTGEDDLFLLQLSAQSDRRNNAVQPTKGSYLRVGLDQSVPIGQGSILMSRVKANYSQYVPIKLLGSKNPETLAFNLQGGTILGDLPPYEAFSLGGSNSVRGYDEGKLAAGRTYVQASAEYRFPIFSVVGGSLFFDCGTDLGSATRAAEILNKNGSGYGYGLGLRIQSPLGPIRIDYGISDGGDSRINFGIGERF from the coding sequence ATGAGTAAAAAACATTTATCTCCTGTGCTTTTGGTAACGGTAGCTATAGCTGCCAGCTTGGAAAGTTCCTTGAGTGCTAGTGGACAAACGCCTAGTCAATCTCAACAGTTACTAGATGGAGTCAATACTAAAGCAAGCCAGTTATTATCTAGCAATCTATATAGTGTTAAAGGTGAGACTTTCATTGGCCAAACAGCACCAGTAGATCCTAATAGCAATGGGAATGCAGTAGATAATAATCAACCTGATGGTCAACCAACTAATCCTAATAATACAGAACAACCAACAGAAACAGCAGAACCTAGAGTATTAATTTCAGAAGTGGTGGTCAAGTCAGCGGTTGGACAACTCCCATCGGAAATAGAAACCCAAGTTTATCAGGTTATTCGTACTAAAGCTGGACAACCTACAACCCGGTCACAATTACAAGAGGATATTAACGGAATCTTTGCCATTGGGTTTTTTACTAATGTACAAGCAGTTCCAGAAGATACGCCATCAGGTGTTAGAATAACTTTTGTAGTTAGTCTTAATCCCGTACTTAGCAAAGTAGAATTAGATGCCAATCCCGGCGCTGGAGTGGCTTCTGTTATACCTGCTGATACCGTGGATAAAATCTTTAGTCAGCAATATGGTAAAGTAATTAACCTACGTGATTTGCGAGCTGGGATCGCGCAATTAACCAAAGAGTATCAAGACAAAGGTTACGTACTGGCCAACTTAATAGCAGCTCCCAAAGTTTCTGAAACAGGAGTGATCACCTTACAAGTAGCTGAGGGAATAGTAGAAAATGTCCAGGTTGCTTTTCGTAATAAGGAAGGCCAAGATGTGGACGAGAAAGGTCGACCCATTCGGGGAAGAACAAAAGACTATATTATCAAGCGGGAAATGCAATTAAAACCCGGTCAAGTGTTCAACCGCAATATCGTCCAAAAAGACCTACAAAGGGTTTTTGGACTCGGTTTATTTGATGATATTAATGTCTCCCTTAACCCGGGAACAGACCCTAGTAAAGTTGTTGTTGTAGTAAATGTGACTGAGCGCAATAGTGGTTCCATTGCCGTAGGCGGAGGTATTAGTTCTGCCAGTGGATTATTTGGTACCATTAGCTACCAAGAACAAAATCTATCAGGTAGAAACCAAAAGCTGGGATCGGAACTGCAAATTGGACAACGAGAACTCTTATTTGACTTGCGATTTAGCGATCCTTGGATTGACGGCGATCCCTATCGTACTTCCTACACAACCAATGTTTTCCGCCGTCGTTCCATTTCTTTGGTGTTTGAAGGTAAAGACAGCAACATAAAAACCTTTAACCTTGATAATACTACTGATGTAAATAGTCAGGCAACCCCCCGCATTGCCCGCTTGGGCGGCGGAGTTTCTTTTGGTCGTCCCCTTTCTACCAATTTATACGAGAATCCAGAATGGTTTGCCTCCCTAGGGTTGCAATATCAAAGGATTTCTAGTCGCGATGGCAATGGTAATATTAGACCCCAAGGGGCAATTTTTGATGACAGTGGCAATCGACTCAGCCCAACCATTCCTCTCACCCAGTCCCCCACCGGTGAAGATGATTTGTTCTTATTACAACTCAGCGCCCAAAGCGATCGCCGGAACAATGCAGTGCAACCAACCAAGGGTTCTTACCTGCGTGTAGGACTGGATCAATCTGTACCTATAGGGCAAGGTAGTATACTAATGTCTAGGGTAAAGGCCAACTACAGTCAATACGTACCCATAAAACTTCTGGGATCTAAAAATCCAGAAACCCTTGCTTTTAACCTGCAAGGGGGTACAATATTAGGTGATTTACCACCTTATGAAGCCTTTAGCCTGGGGGGAAGTAATTCCGTGAGGGGTTACGATGAGGGTAAGTTAGCAGCGGGACGTACTTATGTCCAAGCGTCAGCAGAATATCGTTTCCCCATATTCTCGGTGGTTGGTGGGTCTCTATTTTTTGATTGTGGTACTGATCTGGGCAGTGCTACCAGAGCAGCTGAAATCCTCAATAAGAATGGGAGCGGTTATGGTTATGGCTTGGGATTGCGTATTCAGTCACCACTGGGTCCTATTCGCATTGACTATGGTATAAGTGATGGAGGTGATAGCCGCATCAACTTTGGTATAGGGGAAAGGTTCTAA
- a CDS encoding DUF7219 family protein, whose protein sequence is MGLIKYMEKKIVDKKDDFLYPRGRYYGHVQPENLVFNANLQEFAQRVSYICNLETGGKLPPEDAYEQIKSLWKQLKRSKKQLRIGKSFPPESESDA, encoded by the coding sequence ATGGGATTAATTAAGTATATGGAGAAAAAAATAGTGGACAAAAAAGATGACTTCCTCTATCCCCGTGGTCGCTACTATGGTCATGTACAACCTGAAAATCTGGTTTTTAATGCCAATCTCCAGGAGTTTGCTCAGAGAGTTAGTTATATTTGTAACTTAGAAACCGGTGGTAAACTTCCCCCTGAGGATGCTTATGAACAAATCAAGTCTCTATGGAAACAATTAAAACGCTCTAAGAAACAACTCAGAATAGGTAAAAGTTTCCCACCGGAAAGTGAATCTGATGCTTAA
- the purC gene encoding phosphoribosylaminoimidazolesuccinocarboxamide synthase, giving the protein MSVNTNNKLYEGKAKIIYTTEDPQVLLAEFKDDATAFNAKKRGSIQGKGSINCTISSKLFLRMAQEGIENHFIDSPGAGKMRVKALKILPLEVVVRNIAAGSLCQQTGIELGTVLERPLVEFYYKDDKLGDPMLTRERLSLLKLATEEQVGQIIHLALQINTFLQDLWQQCSITLVDFKLEFGLDQQHKLLLADEISPDTCRLWDMSEVDPIHRVLDKDRFRRDLGKVEDAYQEVLTRLLKVIP; this is encoded by the coding sequence ATGTCTGTTAACACTAATAACAAGCTATACGAAGGTAAAGCCAAAATCATCTACACCACAGAAGACCCACAGGTTTTATTGGCTGAATTTAAAGACGATGCAACCGCATTTAATGCGAAAAAACGAGGTAGTATCCAGGGGAAAGGCAGTATAAACTGCACCATTTCCAGTAAATTGTTTCTCCGCATGGCACAGGAGGGTATAGAAAACCATTTTATTGACAGTCCAGGTGCTGGAAAAATGAGGGTAAAAGCCTTGAAAATTTTGCCCTTGGAAGTAGTAGTGAGAAATATTGCAGCTGGGAGTCTTTGTCAACAGACGGGAATAGAGTTAGGCACAGTATTGGAAAGACCTCTAGTGGAATTTTACTATAAGGACGACAAACTAGGGGATCCCATGCTGACCAGGGAGCGCCTTTCGTTGCTGAAATTAGCCACGGAGGAACAAGTAGGGCAAATTATCCATCTAGCATTACAAATCAACACTTTTCTCCAGGATTTATGGCAACAGTGTAGTATCACTTTAGTGGACTTCAAACTCGAATTTGGTTTAGACCAGCAACATAAACTGTTGTTAGCGGACGAAATTAGTCCTGATACCTGTCGTTTATGGGATATGTCAGAAGTAGATCCTATTCATCGCGTCCTAGATAAAGACAGATTTCGTCGAGACTTGGGTAAGGTGGAAGATGCCTACCAAGAAGTTTTGACCAGACTGCTAAAAGTTATACCTTAG
- a CDS encoding glycosyltransferase family 4 protein, which produces MKIALFTETFLPKVDGIVTRLSHTVDHLQRDGHQVMVFCPEGGIKEYKGAKVYGVSGFPLPLYPELKLALPRPAIGHVLQQFAPDLIHVVNPAVLGLSGILHSKLHKIPLVASYHTHLPQYLQHYGLSVLEGLLWELLKITHNQAALNLCTSTAMIEELAAHGIERLDLWQPGVDTELFHPDLASQEMRSYLSQGHPNSTLLLYVGRLSAEKEIEQIKPILEAIPHGRLALVGDGPHRQNLQNHFAHTNTHFVGYLKGQQLASAFASADVFVFPSRTETLGLVLLEAMAAGCPVIAARSGGIPDIVTDGVDGYLFDPNAPIQQAIDLTIKLLREKQEIAAMRSNARKKAEQMGWSAAVRQLQEYYQRTLN; this is translated from the coding sequence ATGAAAATTGCCCTATTCACCGAAACTTTTTTACCCAAGGTTGATGGCATTGTCACCCGTCTATCTCACACAGTTGACCATCTGCAACGAGATGGACATCAGGTTATGGTGTTTTGTCCGGAAGGAGGTATTAAAGAATATAAAGGAGCAAAAGTGTATGGAGTTAGTGGTTTTCCCTTACCCCTTTATCCAGAGTTAAAATTAGCACTGCCTCGTCCTGCTATTGGTCATGTATTACAACAGTTTGCTCCCGATCTAATTCATGTGGTAAATCCAGCAGTTTTAGGGCTATCAGGTATTTTGCACAGTAAATTGCACAAAATCCCTTTGGTAGCCTCCTATCATACACATCTGCCTCAGTATTTACAACATTATGGACTAAGCGTACTAGAAGGGCTACTGTGGGAGTTACTCAAGATTACTCACAATCAAGCAGCTTTAAATCTGTGCACCTCCACAGCTATGATTGAGGAGTTGGCGGCCCATGGAATAGAAAGGCTGGATTTGTGGCAACCGGGGGTAGATACAGAACTCTTCCATCCTGATTTAGCCAGTCAGGAAATGCGCTCCTACCTATCCCAAGGTCATCCAAACAGTACTCTGCTATTGTATGTAGGTCGCCTTTCAGCAGAGAAAGAGATCGAACAAATTAAACCCATTTTAGAAGCCATTCCCCATGGACGTTTAGCCCTGGTGGGGGATGGACCCCATCGACAAAATTTACAAAATCACTTTGCCCACACTAATACCCATTTTGTGGGTTACCTCAAAGGTCAACAATTGGCCTCAGCCTTTGCTAGTGCCGATGTGTTTGTTTTTCCCTCCCGTACGGAAACCCTGGGATTAGTATTATTAGAAGCCATGGCTGCAGGTTGTCCAGTAATCGCTGCTCGTTCTGGGGGGATTCCCGACATCGTCACTGACGGTGTCGATGGTTATCTTTTTGACCCCAATGCCCCTATTCAACAAGCTATTGACCTCACAATTAAGTTGTTAAGAGAAAAACAGGAGATTGCCGCTATGCGTAGTAATGCCCGTAAGAAGGCAGAGCAAATGGGTTGGTCTGCTGCTGTAAGACAACTACAAGAGTACTATCAGAGAACATTAAATTAA
- a CDS encoding DUF1257 domain-containing protein: MSHFSTLRTKITDAEILKASLSDLGITVKTEADVRGYNGQRVRSDIVAVLEGEYDLGWSRNSDGSFDLIADLWGVAKKHNQTELINSINQKYAVNKTLAEVKQRGLQNANVKLVLQ, from the coding sequence ATGTCTCATTTTAGCACTCTGCGTACTAAGATTACTGATGCCGAAATTCTCAAAGCTTCCCTAAGCGACCTAGGTATTACTGTAAAAACTGAGGCTGATGTACGTGGTTATAATGGTCAGCGTGTACGTTCGGACATTGTTGCGGTATTAGAAGGCGAGTACGATTTAGGTTGGTCTCGTAATAGCGATGGTTCTTTCGACCTCATTGCTGATTTATGGGGCGTTGCTAAGAAGCACAACCAGACTGAGCTGATTAACTCTATTAACCAAAAATACGCGGTTAACAAAACCCTAGCCGAAGTAAAACAGCGTGGTTTGCAGAATGCTAATGTTAAGTTAGTGTTGCAATAA
- the ycf46 gene encoding stress-responsive protein Ycf46, which translates to MKEELNILIQAQYPLIYLVTSEEERAEQAIYTMAQSLKSQRRVYVWTVTHGIVEYGQARSTNQHNTVSPEAAIEWAIRQKEPGIFIFKDLHPFIDAPATTRSLRDAIASFKGMQKNIILMSPMQQVPIELEKEVVVIDFQLPDMTELSKVLTAHQEQNRGRRLTTEAREKLLRAALGLTKDEAEKVYRKAQVTSGRLTEDEVDIVLSEKKQLIRRNGILEYIEEDETIEAVGGLEELKKWLKQRSNAFTERAREYGLPQPKGMLILGVPGCGKSLIAKTTSRLWGLPILRLDMGRVYDGSMVGRSEANLRNALKTAESISPTILFIDELDKSFAGSTGSSDSDGGTSSRIFGSFLTWMQEKKSPVFVMATANRVERLPGEFLRKGRFDEIFFVDLPTPEERQDIFRIHLTKRREEIARFDLEQLAKMSDGFSGAEIEQAIIAAMYEAFAQDREFTQLDIIAALKSTLPLSRTMQEQVTALRDWARQRARPAASSVAEYQRLEF; encoded by the coding sequence ATGAAAGAAGAGCTAAACATACTTATTCAAGCTCAATACCCTTTAATCTACCTTGTGACCTCCGAGGAAGAACGGGCAGAGCAGGCAATTTATACGATGGCCCAGTCGTTAAAATCCCAACGTCGGGTTTACGTATGGACTGTAACCCATGGTATTGTGGAATACGGACAGGCTAGGAGTACAAACCAGCACAACACCGTGTCACCAGAGGCGGCTATTGAGTGGGCAATTAGACAGAAAGAACCTGGTATATTTATTTTTAAAGATTTACATCCTTTTATTGATGCTCCGGCAACAACTAGATCCCTGCGGGATGCGATCGCCAGTTTTAAAGGTATGCAAAAGAACATTATTTTAATGTCTCCGATGCAACAAGTACCGATAGAGTTGGAGAAAGAGGTTGTTGTTATTGACTTCCAACTGCCAGACATGACCGAGTTAAGTAAAGTTCTCACTGCCCACCAGGAGCAGAATAGGGGGCGGCGTTTAACAACCGAAGCTAGGGAGAAACTACTGAGAGCGGCCTTAGGACTGACCAAGGACGAAGCCGAGAAAGTATATCGAAAGGCCCAGGTAACGAGTGGGAGGCTGACGGAAGATGAAGTTGATATAGTTTTATCAGAAAAGAAACAGCTAATTCGCCGTAATGGCATTTTAGAATACATTGAAGAAGATGAAACTATCGAAGCGGTAGGTGGGTTAGAGGAATTAAAGAAGTGGCTAAAACAGAGGTCCAACGCCTTTACAGAGAGGGCGAGGGAGTATGGATTACCACAACCGAAAGGGATGTTAATTTTAGGAGTTCCTGGCTGCGGGAAGTCACTGATAGCCAAAACCACCTCCAGGTTATGGGGATTGCCAATTTTAAGATTGGACATGGGGAGGGTTTATGATGGCTCCATGGTGGGTCGAAGCGAGGCGAACTTGCGTAATGCTTTAAAAACAGCAGAATCTATTTCCCCAACTATTTTATTCATAGACGAACTGGATAAATCCTTTGCAGGTAGTACGGGGTCTAGCGATTCTGATGGAGGGACATCAAGTAGAATTTTTGGTTCCTTCTTGACCTGGATGCAGGAGAAAAAATCTCCAGTATTTGTTATGGCAACAGCTAACCGAGTAGAAAGGTTGCCAGGAGAGTTTTTAAGAAAAGGTCGCTTTGATGAAATTTTCTTTGTGGACTTACCCACACCGGAAGAACGTCAGGATATCTTTAGGATTCACCTAACCAAAAGAAGAGAGGAAATTGCTAGATTTGACCTAGAGCAACTAGCCAAGATGTCCGATGGTTTTTCCGGTGCTGAAATAGAGCAGGCAATAATTGCAGCCATGTATGAGGCCTTTGCTCAGGATCGGGAGTTCACCCAATTAGATATTATTGCTGCATTGAAGTCTACATTGCCGTTGTCAAGAACGATGCAAGAACAGGTCACAGCCTTAAGGGACTGGGCCAGACAGCGTGCTAGACCAGCAGCATCCTCCGTAGCTGAGTATCAGCGATTGGAGTTTTAA